AGCTGCCGATCATCAACAGGGGAAGGAACGCCAGCTTCTGGACAATTTTGGTCGCGATGCTCCCCATGACAATCTCCTGAAAGGTGTTCATGCCCTTGCGCCCGACAACGACGGCATCGTATCCCTTTTGGGCTTCATTAATAATGTCGCGGGCAATGCCTACGATTCTATTTTGGATTTTAACGGTGATGGCGTCCTGGGGAATACCGGAACGGATAAGGGTTTGTCGGGCTTTTTCCATGCTTTCCTGAATCTTCTTTTTTTGCTGCATCTCCCATGCCAGCACTTCCCTGGCGGCCTTGAAGAATTGAGGATCTTTTTCCAGATCCCGATACGATTCGGGCACGCCGCTAAAAACATTAAACAAAACCACTTTCATTTTTTTAAAGGGACCAAGTTCAGCCACATATCTTACGGCGTTCTGGGCATACTCCGACCCGTCTATGGCCAATAAAATGTTTTTTTGAGTCTGATTTGTCATCGCCAAAACCTTCCTTTCCGAGTTGAAGATAAAAATTGTTTGGATATCGCTTTTATGATTGTATTAAGCAACAGGTATGCCAAAAGAAAAATAAGACCAGAATCATCATAACAAATTGTATATATTGAAAATATAATACCAGAATGACAAAAGCTCTGTCAGTATGCTCCCAGACGGTCTGTCGGATATTTTTACAAATTGTAAAAAGAAAAATGGTTTTTCGATAATACACTCAAACAGCAATCGTTTTAAGCTATGATCATCCCTTGCGTTAACCCGGACATTTCATGAAAATTTTTAAGAAGACTCTATTTATTTTAAATAAGCGGACTTGTGCGCCTCAGGCGTAAATCCCGTTATCGGGGCAAATGAACGCATCAGGCGCGTGAAATATTCGGGCCAAGGCACCTTACTACCTGGCATGGATTTTGCAACCTTTATTCTAAAAATAAGCTGCCTGGCCGTCGGCTTTCGAATTGTGGGCTGCTTTTTACAAGGAAAGGAAACACCAACATGATAAAACATGCCGATTTTAACACAGAGTGCGATTTCTTTTCAGCCGAAAGGATCGAAGAAATAATCGTGCTCAAATTAAAAGAAAACTTGATGTTTCTTGCCGCTGATTTGAGTTCCAGGGACATGGTAATGGATTATCTGGACCGGGTTTCAGAGGATGGTTCTATCAAGGTTGTGGTTATGGTGAGTTCCCTGGAGAAAAAGGGCAGCGAAGAGTATTTTGATTTTTATCGCAAGGTGTTGACTGTTAAATCGGATCGCAAGGATGTTCACAGATTGCACAATGTCTTTACCCAGTTCATTTTAAGAATTGTAGATTTAAACAAAATCGTTGTCCATGCGAGCAAGGGAAAAGTTATTTCGCTGTTTTTGAGTCTTGGTCTTGCCTGCGATTACAGGATCGTCACGGATAAAACCGTGTTTCAAAATCCTTTCCTCAAACTGGGACTGATTCCCATCGGCGGCGTGGCCTTTTTTCTCTCCAGGAGGCTGAGGCGCAGCAAGGCTTTAGACATACTGCTGTCAGACCAGGAGTTAACCGCCCATGAAGCCATGAGACTCGGAATTGTAGACCAGGTCGTCGCTGCGGACAAACTTGAGGAAGCCGCTTTGGATGCGGCCAGGCGCTTTGCCCAAAAACCCGCCGCTTCCCTGGCGGGAGTCAAAAAACTCATCAATTTTGCTTTGAAAGATTTTAAAGACTACCTGGAACTTGAAAACCAGGAACTTATAAAGATCATCGGCTCCCTTTCAATCG
This Candidatus Desulfatibia profunda DNA region includes the following protein-coding sequences:
- a CDS encoding universal stress protein — its product is MTNQTQKNILLAIDGSEYAQNAVRYVAELGPFKKMKVVLFNVFSGVPESYRDLEKDPQFFKAAREVLAWEMQQKKKIQESMEKARQTLIRSGIPQDAITVKIQNRIVGIARDIINEAQKGYDAVVVGRKGMNTFQEIVMGSIATKIVQKLAFLPLLMIGSFPPDNKILVAMDNSENAMQAVNFVAETLGGFDFKITLFHVIRGARDLQSGISDLFFPQESSEIAGREIEDVFYQAEQRLKKAGFKKGQIIPKVVTDVPSRAGAIVAEARAGDYGTIVLGRRGLSKVQEFVMGRVGNKVINTIRNRAVWVVT
- a CDS encoding enoyl-CoA hydratase/isomerase family protein, encoding MIKHADFNTECDFFSAERIEEIIVLKLKENLMFLAADLSSRDMVMDYLDRVSEDGSIKVVVMVSSLEKKGSEEYFDFYRKVLTVKSDRKDVHRLHNVFTQFILRIVDLNKIVVHASKGKVISLFLSLGLACDYRIVTDKTVFQNPFLKLGLIPIGGVAFFLSRRLRRSKALDILLSDQELTAHEAMRLGIVDQVVAADKLEEAALDAARRFAQKPAASLAGVKKLINFALKDFKDYLELENQELIKIIGSLSIDVKP